A region of Roseobacter litoralis Och 149 DNA encodes the following proteins:
- the hemN gene encoding oxygen-independent coproporphyrinogen III oxidase, whose product MTLTSKLAKMGLFDARVPRYTSYPTAPQFSVDTTGADTRSWITAIPPGSRISLYLHIPFCRRLCWFCACRTQGISNNGPVLAYLSTLKAELSLLADLLPADISLSRVHWGGGTPTLFEAAMIEDLAGSISDVAPLAPHGEFSVEVDPNEIDQSRVDALAAAGMTRASIGVQDFDVEIQTTIGRLQSFDVTRYAADMLRASGIKSLNTDILFGLPHQTTEKIAASVQKLLTLSPDRVALYGYAHVPWMARRQSLIPSDVLPTPEERLKLFETARQLFEWDGYRQIGIDHFAVPHDTLAVASKTGKLRRNFQGYTDEPAEVLIGLGASAISRFPQGYAQNNPSTSGYTKSIRTGELSTSRGHRFSEDDKLRGRLIEAIMCDFEVDIDDMVARFPNREAHIRALLGRAAAHFGDIVQLKEDRFQVLPDGHALARIIARHFDAYEMSSAGHVSAI is encoded by the coding sequence ATGACACTGACATCCAAACTCGCCAAAATGGGTCTATTTGACGCAAGAGTACCGCGTTATACGAGCTATCCAACGGCCCCGCAGTTTTCTGTCGACACCACGGGCGCTGACACACGCTCTTGGATCACTGCGATCCCACCGGGAAGCCGCATTTCACTGTACTTACACATACCGTTTTGCCGACGGTTGTGTTGGTTCTGCGCCTGCCGCACTCAGGGTATCTCAAATAATGGCCCAGTGTTAGCCTATCTGTCTACACTAAAAGCGGAATTGAGTCTGTTGGCGGACCTCTTGCCAGCCGATATCAGCCTGAGCCGCGTCCATTGGGGCGGCGGCACCCCAACCCTTTTTGAAGCGGCTATGATAGAGGATCTGGCCGGGTCAATCAGTGATGTAGCACCTCTGGCGCCACATGGCGAGTTTTCCGTCGAAGTTGACCCCAATGAGATAGACCAGTCCCGGGTCGATGCGCTGGCCGCCGCCGGCATGACGCGCGCCTCAATTGGCGTGCAGGATTTTGATGTTGAAATCCAGACAACCATAGGGCGGCTGCAAAGCTTCGATGTGACACGCTACGCGGCGGATATGTTGCGGGCGTCCGGGATAAAATCCTTGAACACTGACATTCTTTTTGGCCTGCCGCACCAGACGACAGAAAAAATCGCCGCCAGTGTGCAGAAGCTTCTCACACTATCGCCTGATCGGGTTGCTCTTTATGGCTATGCGCATGTGCCTTGGATGGCGCGGCGTCAGTCTCTTATCCCATCTGATGTCCTGCCCACCCCTGAAGAGCGGCTGAAGCTTTTTGAAACAGCACGTCAGCTGTTCGAATGGGATGGGTATCGCCAGATCGGGATCGATCATTTTGCCGTGCCACATGACACGCTGGCCGTGGCCTCAAAGACTGGCAAGCTGCGCCGCAATTTTCAGGGATATACGGATGAGCCTGCCGAAGTGCTCATTGGGCTAGGAGCCTCAGCCATTTCGCGTTTCCCGCAAGGCTATGCACAGAACAACCCGTCAACATCCGGGTACACCAAGTCCATTCGCACGGGCGAGCTATCCACATCGCGCGGACATCGCTTTTCAGAGGATGATAAGCTGCGCGGGCGACTGATTGAGGCCATTATGTGCGACTTTGAAGTCGATATTGATGACATGGTCGCCCGGTTCCCCAATCGTGAGGCACATATTCGGGCGCTGTTGGGGCGCGCTGCAGCCCATTTTGGTGACATCGTTCAACTAAAAGAGGACAGGTTCCAGGTTTTGCCCGATGGGCACGCTCTGGCACGGATCATAGCGCGCCATTTTGATGCCTATGAAATGTCCAGCGCGGGACATGTTTCCGCAATCTGA
- a CDS encoding cbb3-type cytochrome c oxidase subunit 3 — protein METYSLLREFADSWMLLLLFCIFVGIWFWVARPGSNKLHEEAKTMIFRNDDRPAPQEEAKK, from the coding sequence ATGGAAACCTATTCCCTGCTGCGTGAATTTGCCGATAGCTGGATGCTCTTGTTATTGTTTTGTATTTTCGTGGGCATCTGGTTTTGGGTCGCGCGACCCGGATCAAACAAGCTGCATGAAGAAGCCAAAACCATGATCTTCCGAAATGATGACCGACCCGCCCCGCAAGAGGAGGCAAAAAAATGA
- a CDS encoding FixH family protein, whose amino-acid sequence MTRELTGRHVALIFCSAFSVIIAVNLTLAFNAVSTFPGLEVKNSYVASQSFDKDREVQHSLGWSVYAEAREGQVLLSVTDAAGQPVEVASLEATLGRATHVKDDSTPDFQFDGKRYVAPVDLAPGNWNIRMSATSTDGRLFRQRVILHVPKARS is encoded by the coding sequence ATGACCAGAGAATTGACCGGACGCCATGTGGCTTTGATCTTCTGCAGCGCGTTTTCCGTGATCATCGCCGTCAACCTGACCCTTGCATTCAATGCCGTCAGCACCTTTCCAGGACTTGAGGTCAAGAACTCCTACGTTGCAAGCCAGAGCTTTGACAAAGATCGAGAAGTCCAGCATTCGCTTGGCTGGTCCGTTTATGCAGAGGCGCGTGAGGGCCAGGTATTGCTTTCCGTGACAGATGCCGCCGGTCAGCCGGTTGAAGTGGCGAGCCTTGAGGCAACGCTTGGGCGCGCCACGCATGTCAAAGATGATTCTACGCCTGATTTTCAGTTTGATGGGAAAAGGTATGTGGCTCCGGTCGATCTGGCGCCGGGGAACTGGAATATCCGCATGTCGGCCACATCGACTGACGGGCGGCTGTTTCGCCAGCGTGTGATCCTGCACGTTCCAAAGGCGCGTTCATGA
- the ccoG gene encoding cytochrome c oxidase accessory protein CcoG: protein MSDQATPPSLYAAREPIFPRRVSGPFRNFKWIILIVTLSIYYIVPWIRWDRGPDLPNQAVLLDLANRRFYFFWIDIWSHEFYFVAGLLIMAGLGLFLFTSALGRVWCGYACPQTVWTDLFILVERWIEGDRNARLRLHRQEKMDARKLRLRMTKWTVWLFISVATGGAWVFYFADAPTLLVNLFTGQAAAVAYITVAILTATTFVFGGFAREQICIYACPWPRIQGAMMDEDTLTVAYRPWRGEPRKHSEEVQAGEPMGDCIDCMACVNVCPVGIDIRDGQQMECITCALCIDACDDVMAKIGKPRGLIDYLALSDEKLERAGNAPRPIWKHIFRPRTLIYTALWGGVGVALLVALFIRADIEVTVAPVRNPTFVTMSDGSIRNTYDIRLRNKNNEERLFRIAVQGDPAVRIQLEGTPYGSVSVGADASHLQRVYVIAPPNSGPAEGDHTDLRFWIEDLTNGDRAYKDSNFTGKAINQ from the coding sequence TTGTCCGATCAGGCCACACCACCCAGCCTATACGCAGCCCGCGAACCGATCTTTCCACGCCGGGTTTCCGGCCCCTTTCGCAATTTCAAATGGATCATCCTGATTGTTACGTTGAGCATCTATTATATTGTGCCCTGGATCAGGTGGGATCGTGGACCGGATCTGCCAAATCAGGCGGTTCTGCTCGACCTTGCAAACCGCCGGTTCTATTTCTTCTGGATCGATATCTGGAGCCATGAATTCTATTTTGTCGCCGGGCTGTTGATCATGGCTGGCCTTGGGTTGTTCCTGTTTACCTCTGCGCTGGGGCGTGTGTGGTGTGGATATGCCTGTCCGCAGACCGTCTGGACCGATCTGTTCATTCTGGTGGAGCGTTGGATCGAAGGGGACCGCAACGCGCGGCTGCGCCTGCACCGTCAGGAGAAAATGGACGCGCGCAAGTTGCGGCTCAGGATGACGAAATGGACGGTCTGGCTGTTTATTTCTGTGGCGACAGGCGGGGCTTGGGTGTTTTATTTCGCCGATGCACCGACGCTGCTCGTCAATCTGTTCACCGGTCAGGCGGCGGCTGTGGCCTATATCACGGTGGCCATTCTGACCGCGACAACCTTTGTCTTTGGCGGATTCGCACGCGAACAAATCTGTATCTACGCCTGCCCGTGGCCGCGCATTCAGGGCGCGATGATGGATGAGGATACGTTAACCGTTGCTTATCGCCCGTGGCGTGGTGAACCGCGCAAGCACTCCGAAGAAGTGCAGGCCGGCGAGCCGATGGGCGACTGCATTGACTGTATGGCCTGTGTCAACGTCTGCCCCGTGGGGATCGATATTCGCGACGGCCAGCAGATGGAATGTATCACCTGCGCGCTGTGCATTGATGCCTGCGATGACGTCATGGCCAAGATCGGCAAGCCGCGTGGTCTGATAGACTACCTTGCCCTGTCGGATGAGAAACTTGAACGTGCGGGCAATGCGCCCCGTCCGATCTGGAAGCATATCTTCCGCCCTAGGACGCTGATTTACACCGCGCTTTGGGGCGGTGTTGGTGTGGCTTTGCTTGTGGCGCTTTTTATCCGTGCTGACATCGAAGTCACGGTTGCACCGGTGCGCAACCCCACTTTTGTAACCATGTCTGACGGGTCTATTCGCAACACATATGACATTCGCCTGCGCAACAAGAACAACGAAGAGCGGCTGTTCCGAATTGCCGTGCAAGGTGATCCGGCAGTGCGCATCCAACTGGAAGGCACGCCCTATGGGTCGGTTTCCGTCGGCGCGGATGCCTCGCACCTGCAGCGCGTCTATGTGATCGCGCCGCCGAATTCAGGCCCAGCAGAGGGTGATCACACCGACCTGCGTTTCTGGATCGAAGATCTCACAAACGGGGACCGGGCCTACAAGGACAGCAACTTCACAGGGAAGGCTATAAACCAATGA
- a CDS encoding universal stress protein yields the protein MAYKSVFTALTSFDETSPALAFSAATAEAQDAHLEVLCVGVDRTPNTYFEIGSNAVVMHAAIETAHESANHIQAEVRAYLQSSLLRWDVINSIAPIASLGRTVATQARFADLAIVGLPYGTPTQTDDCSILEGFLFEADCPTVVVPEGAAVARPQSIVIGWNESTEALRAIKAAIPYLQKAKHIHIAIIDPPETGPERSDPGGALAVYLSRHGIRCDINVMTRSGQKVSERLSQYVTETGSDLLVMGGYGHSRFREAVLGGATRDMLEHSKVPVMMAH from the coding sequence ATGGCTTACAAGTCTGTATTCACAGCGCTTACGTCCTTTGACGAAACCTCACCGGCGCTGGCATTTTCGGCAGCAACGGCTGAAGCACAGGACGCTCATCTGGAGGTGCTTTGTGTGGGTGTCGACCGCACACCGAACACCTATTTCGAAATCGGATCGAACGCGGTCGTGATGCATGCCGCAATCGAGACCGCGCACGAATCTGCAAATCATATTCAGGCCGAAGTGCGCGCGTACCTGCAAAGCTCTTTGTTGCGCTGGGATGTCATCAACAGCATCGCCCCAATTGCAAGTCTGGGACGGACTGTCGCCACCCAGGCGCGCTTTGCGGACCTTGCCATCGTGGGCCTGCCCTATGGGACACCCACGCAAACCGACGATTGCAGTATTCTTGAGGGCTTCTTGTTCGAAGCGGATTGTCCCACGGTCGTCGTCCCCGAAGGCGCAGCCGTGGCGCGCCCTCAAAGCATCGTGATCGGGTGGAACGAAAGCACCGAAGCCCTGCGCGCCATCAAAGCGGCAATACCGTACCTGCAAAAGGCCAAGCACATCCACATCGCCATCATTGACCCGCCGGAAACCGGGCCAGAGCGGTCTGACCCGGGTGGGGCGCTGGCGGTTTACCTGTCACGCCACGGCATACGCTGCGACATCAACGTCATGACACGTTCAGGCCAAAAGGTCAGTGAAAGGCTGTCGCAATATGTGACGGAAACCGGGTCCGATCTGCTTGTCATGGGGGGATATGGGCATTCACGCTTCCGCGAAGCCGTTCTGGGCGGTGCCACCCGCGACATGCTCGAACACAGCAAGGTTCCGGTCATGATGGCACACTAG
- the ccoP gene encoding cytochrome-c oxidase, cbb3-type subunit III, which yields MTKVPPKQEGDPDTTGHSWDGIEEFDNPMPRWWLWCFYLTIIWGVAYTIAYPAWPLVSSATSGLLGYSTRGEVAEEIAAVETANEGINARLASVELTEISADADLNTYATSAGAAVFRTWCTQCHGSGAAGFVGYPNLLDDDWLWGGDIENIHATISHGIRNEDDDDARYSEMPAFGEILEPEEITSVVNYVMDLSGATPLDAAQVSAGSEVYLDNCSACHGEEGLGDRDQGAPNLADAIWLYGGDYDTLIETVTYSRYGVMPPWTQRLSEAEIRAVSVYVHQLGGGE from the coding sequence ATGACCAAAGTCCCCCCAAAACAAGAAGGTGATCCCGACACCACCGGCCACAGCTGGGACGGGATCGAGGAATTCGACAACCCGATGCCGCGGTGGTGGCTCTGGTGCTTCTATCTGACCATTATCTGGGGTGTCGCCTACACGATTGCCTATCCCGCATGGCCGCTGGTGTCCTCTGCGACCTCGGGATTGCTGGGCTATTCCACGCGCGGTGAAGTCGCAGAAGAGATCGCAGCGGTAGAAACTGCAAATGAGGGAATCAACGCCCGCCTTGCCTCTGTGGAGTTGACAGAAATATCTGCCGATGCGGACCTGAACACCTATGCAACGTCAGCCGGTGCGGCCGTGTTCCGCACATGGTGCACCCAGTGCCATGGCTCCGGTGCAGCCGGTTTCGTGGGCTATCCCAACCTTCTGGATGATGACTGGCTCTGGGGCGGTGACATTGAAAACATTCATGCCACCATCTCGCACGGCATCCGTAACGAAGATGACGACGATGCACGCTATTCGGAAATGCCTGCCTTTGGCGAGATTCTCGAACCAGAAGAAATCACATCCGTGGTCAACTACGTGATGGACCTGTCCGGTGCCACGCCACTTGATGCCGCACAGGTCAGCGCCGGATCAGAGGTTTATCTGGACAACTGCAGCGCGTGTCACGGCGAAGAAGGTCTTGGGGATCGTGATCAGGGTGCTCCGAACCTTGCGGACGCAATCTGGCTCTATGGCGGTGACTATGACACCTTGATCGAGACTGTGACCTACAGTCGCTATGGCGTCATGCCACCTTGGACTCAGCGCCTTTCCGAGGCTGAAATCCGGGCAGTCTCCGTCTACGTGCACCAGCTGGGCGGCGGCGAATAA
- the ccoS gene encoding cbb3-type cytochrome oxidase assembly protein CcoS — protein sequence MNVLAYLIPISLILGGLGLAGFLYTLRSRQYEDPEGDSRRILNDEWDDKPKSD from the coding sequence GTGAACGTTCTGGCCTACCTCATCCCCATTTCTCTGATCTTGGGGGGGCTCGGGTTGGCCGGGTTTCTGTATACCCTGCGCAGCCGCCAGTACGAAGACCCCGAAGGCGACAGCCGCCGGATCCTGAATGATGAATGGGACGATAAGCCGAAAAGCGACTAA
- a CDS encoding heavy metal translocating P-type ATPase, translated as MTATATNGPTSCPGCLAAPAERVDVPLPDAQLALSLPTIHCQACISKVENSLTAHSGVRAARVNLTRKRVMIDAAPGVTAQELADLVISAGFEAHELDIAALSQTRTDAASRDILMRLAVAGFAAMNVMLLSVAVWSGATDATRDMFHWISAAITLPALAFSAQPFFRNAWAALRAGRLNMDVPITLAIVLAVATSLWETGLSGKHAYFDAALTLTFFLLAGRWLDARARSAARSAAEELTALEVPRAFRVHMGQTSEVAVSALRLGDHVMVRPGARAPVDGVVIEGTSEVDRSALTGEAMPVMRTVGDPMSTGEVNLTGPLTLEATAVGTDTSLHQLAALVAVAESGRSRYTSLADRAAKLYAPGVHILSALAFMGWLLWSGDMRVSLNIAAAVLIITCPCALGLAVPAVTTAASGRLFRKGLLIKNATALERLAEVDTVVFDKTGTVTLGTPRATNWRDLTPRQRSLAYALARGSSHPLSQAIVSAAQSDETAHIVLSDLTEQPGYGTQAQYAEKTVRLGRPEWIGVSTEVEVLCTVLDTGDGAPAILHFEDRPRPGAAELMAALNRQSIPVILLSGDRQTPVAQTAAQLGMSDFAAEMLPADKVAFVQRLTDEGRHVLMVGDGLNDTGALAAAHVSISPAQALDAARAASDIVLLGQDLMPVADALATARMATKRIRENFRIATVYNIVAVPLAVAGLATPLIAALAMSTSSLTVSLNALRIRGRG; from the coding sequence ATGACGGCAACCGCTACAAATGGCCCGACAAGCTGTCCCGGTTGCCTCGCCGCACCCGCCGAGCGTGTTGATGTGCCGTTGCCAGATGCGCAGCTGGCCCTGTCTTTGCCGACCATTCACTGTCAGGCGTGCATTTCCAAAGTTGAGAACAGCCTGACAGCGCATTCCGGGGTGCGCGCGGCACGCGTCAACCTGACACGCAAACGTGTGATGATTGATGCAGCCCCCGGTGTGACGGCTCAGGAGCTTGCCGATCTGGTGATCTCGGCGGGCTTTGAAGCGCATGAGCTTGATATCGCCGCGCTCTCGCAAACGCGGACCGATGCCGCAAGCCGCGATATCCTGATGCGCCTTGCGGTCGCTGGTTTTGCAGCCATGAATGTGATGCTGCTCTCTGTTGCGGTCTGGTCCGGGGCGACAGACGCCACCCGCGATATGTTCCATTGGATCTCAGCGGCGATCACTCTGCCTGCCCTTGCCTTTTCCGCCCAACCATTTTTCCGAAACGCATGGGCCGCGCTACGGGCAGGGCGGCTCAACATGGACGTGCCGATCACACTGGCCATCGTGCTGGCGGTGGCGACATCCCTTTGGGAAACAGGGCTTTCCGGTAAGCATGCCTATTTTGACGCAGCCTTGACGCTGACCTTCTTTTTGCTGGCAGGCCGGTGGCTTGATGCACGCGCGCGTTCTGCTGCGCGCTCAGCGGCCGAAGAGTTGACCGCATTGGAGGTCCCGCGGGCTTTCCGGGTGCATATGGGACAAACGAGCGAAGTCGCGGTGAGCGCACTGCGCCTCGGGGACCATGTGATGGTGCGCCCCGGCGCCCGCGCACCCGTAGACGGCGTCGTGATTGAAGGCACATCCGAGGTTGATCGATCTGCGCTGACGGGCGAGGCGATGCCGGTGATGCGCACCGTCGGTGATCCGATGAGTACGGGCGAGGTAAATCTTACAGGGCCATTGACGCTTGAGGCCACGGCGGTTGGCACGGACACATCATTGCACCAATTGGCTGCTCTGGTTGCGGTCGCCGAAAGCGGGCGGTCCCGGTATACGTCGCTGGCGGATCGCGCGGCCAAGCTTTATGCGCCGGGGGTACATATTCTGTCGGCACTGGCTTTTATGGGCTGGCTGTTGTGGTCCGGCGACATGCGTGTGTCTCTCAACATCGCGGCGGCAGTGTTGATCATCACCTGCCCCTGCGCCCTTGGACTTGCAGTGCCAGCCGTTACAACTGCAGCTTCCGGGCGGCTGTTTCGAAAAGGTCTTCTCATCAAGAATGCCACCGCGTTGGAGCGTCTGGCAGAGGTGGATACTGTCGTCTTTGACAAAACTGGTACGGTTACATTGGGCACCCCGCGCGCCACCAACTGGCGTGATTTGACGCCGCGGCAAAGATCGTTGGCATATGCGCTGGCGCGGGGATCGTCACATCCATTGTCGCAGGCCATTGTGTCGGCTGCGCAAAGCGATGAAACTGCTCATATCGTGCTCAGCGACCTGACGGAGCAACCGGGGTATGGTACGCAAGCCCAATACGCAGAGAAAACAGTTCGTCTGGGACGCCCCGAATGGATCGGGGTTTCGACCGAGGTTGAAGTACTCTGCACCGTGTTGGATACCGGTGATGGCGCGCCAGCGATCTTGCACTTCGAAGACCGTCCGCGTCCGGGCGCTGCCGAGTTGATGGCCGCACTTAATAGGCAGAGTATCCCGGTCATTCTGCTTTCTGGTGATCGTCAAACGCCGGTCGCCCAAACGGCCGCTCAACTGGGGATGTCGGATTTTGCTGCGGAAATGCTGCCGGCTGACAAGGTGGCATTCGTCCAGCGTCTGACAGATGAGGGCCGCCACGTTCTAATGGTAGGGGATGGTCTGAACGATACGGGCGCGCTGGCGGCGGCACATGTTTCAATTAGCCCGGCGCAGGCTTTGGATGCAGCACGCGCAGCGTCTGACATCGTATTGTTGGGTCAAGATTTGATGCCTGTTGCCGACGCACTTGCAACCGCACGGATGGCCACCAAACGGATTCGTGAGAATTTTCGCATCGCGACGGTGTACAATATTGTTGCGGTGCCTCTTGCCGTCGCTGGTCTGGCAACGCCGTTGATCGCGGCCTTGGCGATGTCTACGTCCTCGCTGACGGTATCGCTTAATGCACTGCGGATCAGGGGGCGTGGGTGA
- the fnrL gene encoding transcriptional regulator FnrL — protein sequence MQEVAAPNIKECANCPIRHRAVCARCDTEELALLEDIKYYRSFSAGQTIMWSGDRMDFVASVVSGVASLTQTMEDGRTQMVGLLLPSDFVGRPGREIATYTVTATSDLVMCCFRRKPFEQMISSTPHVAHRLLEMTLDELDAAREWMLVLGRKTAREKIASLLAIIARRDAILSKHAASNSLVFDLPLTREAMSDYLGLTLETVSRQMSALKKDGVVVLEGKRRIVVPNMDRLMEEAGDDSDGGFLS from the coding sequence ATGCAAGAAGTCGCAGCGCCAAACATCAAGGAATGCGCGAATTGCCCGATCAGGCATCGGGCGGTCTGCGCGCGGTGTGATACTGAAGAATTGGCGCTTCTTGAGGATATAAAATACTATCGGAGCTTCTCTGCGGGACAGACAATCATGTGGTCAGGGGACCGTATGGATTTTGTTGCATCAGTCGTCTCCGGCGTTGCTTCTTTGACCCAGACGATGGAAGACGGGCGCACGCAGATGGTCGGTCTGTTGTTGCCATCAGACTTTGTCGGGCGTCCGGGGCGCGAAATTGCGACCTATACCGTCACCGCGACAAGCGACCTGGTCATGTGTTGTTTCAGACGCAAACCTTTCGAGCAGATGATCTCGTCGACACCTCATGTGGCGCACCGACTGCTCGAGATGACGCTGGACGAACTGGATGCAGCACGCGAGTGGATGCTTGTGCTGGGCCGCAAAACAGCGCGCGAAAAAATTGCCAGTCTGCTTGCGATTATTGCGCGGCGGGATGCGATCCTGTCCAAGCACGCAGCATCCAATAGCCTCGTCTTTGATCTGCCTCTGACCCGCGAGGCGATGTCTGACTATCTGGGCCTTACTCTGGAAACCGTCAGCAGGCAAATGTCGGCGTTGAAAAAAGACGGAGTCGTCGTGCTGGAGGGCAAGCGGCGCATCGTGGTGCCAAATATGGACCGCCTCATGGAAGAGGCGGGTGATGACAGCGATGGCGGCTTCCTGAGCTAA
- the ccoO gene encoding cytochrome-c oxidase, cbb3-type subunit II, which produces MSILAKHKFIETNATLLLVLSFLVVTIGGLVQITPLFYLENTIEKVDGMRPYSPLELTGRDIYIREGCYVCHSQMIRPMRDEVERYGHYSLAAESMYDHPFQWGSKRTGPDLARVGGRYSDDWHIDHLRDPQSVVPESIMPKYGFLERKLIEPDYVADLMSTHRFVGVPYTDDMIAAASADFRAQADPDSDYDDMLERYPGAQVRNFDGAPGISEADALIAYLQMLGTLVDFSTFTPDASR; this is translated from the coding sequence ATGTCGATCCTCGCAAAACACAAGTTCATTGAAACCAACGCAACGCTGTTGCTGGTGTTGAGCTTCCTTGTGGTAACAATCGGGGGGCTGGTGCAGATCACCCCCTTGTTTTACCTCGAAAATACCATCGAAAAGGTCGATGGGATGCGGCCTTATTCGCCGCTGGAACTGACGGGCCGTGACATCTATATCCGCGAAGGCTGCTATGTCTGTCACAGTCAGATGATCCGCCCCATGCGCGACGAAGTTGAACGCTATGGTCACTATTCACTGGCGGCCGAATCCATGTACGATCATCCGTTCCAGTGGGGTTCAAAGCGGACAGGGCCGGACCTGGCGCGTGTTGGCGGTCGCTACTCGGATGACTGGCACATTGATCACCTGCGCGATCCGCAGTCGGTTGTGCCCGAATCGATCATGCCTAAGTATGGCTTTCTTGAGAGAAAGCTCATCGAGCCGGATTATGTGGCTGACCTGATGTCCACACACCGGTTCGTTGGTGTGCCTTACACTGATGATATGATCGCCGCAGCAAGTGCAGATTTCCGTGCACAGGCTGATCCCGACAGCGACTATGACGATATGCTGGAACGCTATCCGGGGGCGCAGGTGCGCAACTTTGACGGGGCGCCGGGCATCTCCGAAGCGGATGCGCTGATTGCTTATTTGCAGATGCTGGGCACGCTGGTCGATTTCTCGACCTTCACCCCAGATGCAAGCCGCTGA
- the ccoN gene encoding cytochrome-c oxidase, cbb3-type subunit I gives MDTGTLNYLKLVTYGLVALIAMIAASYARDLSYQVHMIIFMLVAGGLFLVTLRNTDEPATPIAKDEYFDSVVRAGVIATAFWGIVGFLVGVVIAFQLAFPSLNFEWAEGYANFGRLRPLHTSAVIFAFGGNALIATAFFVVQRTSAARLWGGNLGWFVFWGYQLFIVLAATGYLLGGTQSKEYAEPEWYVDIWLTIVWLAFLACYLGTIIKRKEPHIYVANWFYLAFIVTVAMLHVVNNISIPVSIWGSKSVQVFSGVQDAMVQWWYGHNAVGFFLTAGFLGMMYYFVPKQAERPVFSYKLSIIHFWALIFLYIWAGPHHLHYTALPDWAATLGMVFSIILWMPSWGGMINGLMTLQGAWDKLRTDPVLRMMVTSLAFYGMSTFEGPMMSIRAVNSLSHYTDWTIGHVHSGALGWNGLITFGALYYLVPVLWKRERLYSLSLVSWHFWLATIGIVLYAASMWVTGIMEGLMWREVDANGFLVNSFADTVSAKFPMYVVRGLGGVMFLSGALIMCYNLWMTVKAAPAKAPLGTAVPAE, from the coding sequence ATGGATACCGGAACACTGAATTACCTGAAGCTGGTGACATACGGGCTTGTTGCGCTGATTGCGATGATCGCAGCCAGCTATGCGCGCGATCTGTCTTACCAGGTTCACATGATTATCTTTATGCTTGTTGCCGGTGGCCTGTTTCTGGTCACGCTGCGCAATACGGATGAACCTGCCACACCCATTGCGAAAGATGAGTATTTTGACAGCGTTGTCCGCGCAGGCGTGATTGCGACAGCCTTTTGGGGTATTGTGGGCTTCTTGGTGGGCGTGGTCATCGCCTTTCAACTGGCCTTTCCCAGCCTCAATTTCGAATGGGCCGAAGGCTACGCCAACTTTGGGCGGCTGCGGCCTCTGCACACCTCGGCAGTGATTTTCGCCTTTGGGGGCAACGCCCTGATCGCAACAGCCTTTTTCGTGGTGCAGCGCACGTCCGCGGCGCGGCTGTGGGGCGGTAATCTGGGGTGGTTCGTCTTTTGGGGCTACCAGCTGTTCATCGTTCTGGCGGCGACCGGGTATCTGTTGGGCGGCACACAATCCAAGGAATACGCCGAACCCGAATGGTATGTGGACATTTGGCTGACCATCGTCTGGTTGGCGTTCCTTGCCTGCTATCTCGGGACAATCATCAAGCGGAAAGAGCCACACATCTACGTGGCCAACTGGTTCTATCTGGCTTTCATCGTGACGGTTGCGATGCTGCATGTGGTCAATAACATCTCGATCCCCGTGTCGATCTGGGGGTCCAAATCCGTGCAGGTCTTTTCGGGCGTGCAGGATGCGATGGTGCAGTGGTGGTATGGCCATAACGCCGTCGGCTTCTTTCTGACCGCCGGGTTCCTGGGGATGATGTACTATTTCGTGCCCAAGCAGGCCGAACGCCCCGTATTCTCGTACAAACTGTCGATCATCCACTTCTGGGCGCTGATCTTTCTGTACATCTGGGCGGGCCCGCACCACTTGCACTACACAGCTTTGCCTGACTGGGCGGCGACACTGGGTATGGTCTTTTCGATCATCCTGTGGATGCCAAGCTGGGGTGGTATGATCAATGGTCTGATGACGCTGCAAGGTGCCTGGGACAAGCTGCGCACCGATCCGGTTCTGCGGATGATGGTGACCTCGCTGGCCTTTTACGGCATGTCCACCTTTGAGGGTCCGATGATGTCGATCCGCGCGGTGAACTCTCTGTCGCATTACACCGACTGGACCATCGGGCACGTGCATTCCGGTGCGCTTGGCTGGAACGGGCTGATCACCTTCGGCGCGCTCTACTACCTCGTGCCGGTGCTGTGGAAGCGCGAGCGTCTCTATTCGCTCAGCCTCGTCAGCTGGCACTTCTGGCTCGCCACCATTGGCATCGTGCTCTACGCGGCGTCCATGTGGGTCACCGGTATCATGGAGGGCCTGATGTGGCGCGAAGTGGACGCCAACGGCTTCCTCGTGAACTCTTTCGCCGACACCGTCAGTGCGAAGTTCCCGATGTATGTGGTCCGTGGTCTGGGCGGGGTTATGTTCCTCTCCGGCGCGCTGATCATGTGTTACAACCTTTGGATGACTGTAAAGGCTGCGCCCGCTAAAGCGCCGCTCGGCACAGCTGTCCCTGCTGAATAA